Proteins encoded by one window of Labrus bergylta chromosome 2, fLabBer1.1, whole genome shotgun sequence:
- the cyp1d1 gene encoding cytochrome P450 1D1 — translation MRLTFGTLSMKENSCASVSGVTVALCLLTLLLMALRGRKSHYKYPQLNQTKYPPPPGPTPWPLVGNLLQMGDQIHLSLTRLRLQYGDVFQMRLGSLTVVVLSGYSTIRQALVRQGEAFAGRPDLFTFSAVANGTSMTFSEKYGPAWMLHKKLCKNALRSFSQAEPRGSGASCLLEEHICAEAAEMVEVIQQQAAANGDMIGVDPVKALVTSVANVVCALCFGKRYDYNDKEFLTIVHINNEVLRIFAAGNLADFFPVFRYFPSPSLRKMVQHIRRMNGFMEQSIKEHINTFDKNCIRDITDALISLCEDREENKDTAILSNSQIIHTVIDIFGAGFDTIIAGLQWSMLYLIKFPDVQARIHQEIDEYIGTARLPLFSDKPKMPFTEAFIYEVFRHASYVPFTIPHCTTRNITLNGYFIPKDTCVFINQFQVNRDLDLWGDPDTFRPDRFLGSSGLLNKELAEKVLIFGMGKRRCLGDKFARLEMFVFLTTLLHGLRIENVPGQELDLSTDFGLTMKPRPYRITIFSRV, via the exons ATGAGACTGACGTTTGGGACTCTGTCTATGAAAGAGAACTCTTGTGCCTCCGTGTCTGGTGTCACTGTTGCTCTGTGTCTTCTGACCCTCCTACTGATGGCCCTCAGGGGCCGAAAAAGTCACTACAAATACCCCcaattaaatcaaacaaaatatcCCCCTCCACCTGGCCCAACGCCATGGCCGCTCGTTGGTAATTTGCTTCAAATGGGGGACCAGATTCATCTTTCTCTGACCCGTTTGAGGCTCCAGTATGGTGATGTTTTCCAG ATGCGCCTTGGCTCTCTGACTGTGGTGGTCCTGAGTGGCTACTCCACCATCAGACAAGCACTGGTTCGGCAAGGAGAAGCTTTCGCTGGAAGACCTGATCTGTTCACCTTTTCTGCCGTAGCCAACGGGACCAGTATGACCTTCAGTGAAAAGTACGGACCGGCCTGGATGCTCCATAAGAAGCTGTGTAAGAATGCCCTCAGGTCATTCTCACAGGCTGAGCCCAGAGGCTCCGGCGCCAGCTGCCTGCTGGAGGAGCACATCTGTGCTGAGGCAGCAGAGATGGTCGAGGTGATTCAGCAACAAGCTGCAGCTAACGGGGATATGATAGGTGTAGATCCGGTTAAGGCCCTGGTAACGTCAGTAGCAAATGTTGTCTGCGCCCTCTGCTTTGGTAAAAGGTACGACTACAACGACAAGGAGTTTCTCACTATTGTTCACATCAACAACGAGGTCCTGAGGATCTTTGCTGCAGGGAACCTGGCAGATTTTTTCCCTGTGTTCCGCTACTTTCCGAGCCCATCTCTGAGAAAGATGGTCCAGCATATCCGCAGGATGAATGGATTCATGGAGCAGAGCATCAAGGAACACATCAACACCTTTGATAAG aactGTATCCGGGACATTACGGATGCTCTGATTTCACTTTGTgaggacagagaagaaaataaagatacGGCCATACTTTCCAACTCTCAGATCATTCACACAGTCATAGACATCTTTGGAGCAG GATTTGACACCATCATTGCTGGTTTACAGTGGAGCATGTTGTACCTGATCAAGTTCCCCGACGTCCAGGCTAGAATACACCAGGAGATAG ATGAGTACATTGGCACAGCCAGACTGCCTCTGTTTTCAGATAAGCCCAAGATGCCATTCACGGAGGCGTTCATTTATGAAGTTTTTCGTCATGCTTCATATGTCCCGTTTACCATTCCTCACTG TACCACGAGAAACATCACCCTGAATGGATATTTCATTCCCAAAGATACTTGTGTCTTCATCAACCAATTTCAAGTCAATCGTGACCT TGATCTTTGGGGTGACCCGGACACATTTCGGCCTGATCGCTTCCTGGGTTCCTCAGGACTTCTCAACAAGGAGCTGGCAGAAAAGGTCCTCATCTTTGGCATGGGGAAGAGACGATGTCTTGGAGATAAATTTGCCCGTTTGGAGATGTTTGTCTTCCTGACCACTCTGCTCCACGGGCTGCGGATAGAAAATGTACCAGGGCAGGAGCTGGATCTGAGCACTGATTTTGGCCTGACTATGAAACCACGTCCATACAGGATTACCATCTTTTCGAGGGTGTAG
- the si:dkey-96l17.6 gene encoding uncharacterized protein si:dkey-96l17.6, with protein sequence MVEDMKGKIRVFCRIRPVSRTEVAQDQDEAIVVKKIDDFSVTVETSRGQREFQFDKVFSAAASQEDLFHDTHRLIQSALDGYNVCIFAYGQTGSGKTFTMVGDKEQKNLGIMPRSFNAIFDFIQENSSKFDFKVSAYMLELYNDRLQDLFVSPAGEAHAQAQSHGQARRVEIKRNKKGVVFAQGAETKEASSTQELYALFQQACANRHISATKMNLESSRSHLIVGIMVESRNLTNGSVSTGKLSLVDLAGSERAAKTGAKDHQLKEANSINKSLSALGDVISALSAELPHVPYRNSKLTQVMQDSLGGNAKTLMIVNISPSESNLDETLTSLIYATRVKAITNNAQRNVDSKEIAQLKEVLVTVIFFS encoded by the exons ATGGTGGAAGACATGAAAG GTAAAATCAGAGTGTTCTGTCGGATTCGACCAGTGAGCCGAACTGAAGTTGCACAGGATCAGGATGAAGCCATCGTTGTTAAGAAAATCGATGATTTCTCTGTCACTGTTGAAACTTCTCGTGGGCAGAGAGAGTTTCAGTTTGACAAGGTGTTCAGCGCTGCAGCTTCTCAGGAAGACCTGTTTCACGACACCCACAG GCTCATCCAGTCGGCTCTTGATGGTTACAATGTCTGTATCTTTGCGTATGGCCAGACGGGCTCAGGGAAGACCTTCACCATGGTAGGGGACAAGGAGCAGAAGAACCTAGGGATCATGCCAAGATCTTTTAATGCTATATTTGATTTCATTCAAGAGAACAGCTCCAAATTTGACTTCAAG GTTTCTGCCTACATGCTGGAGCTGTACAACGACAGACTGCAGGACCTCTTTGTGAGCCCGGCTGGAGAGGCCCATGCTCAGGCCCAGTCCCACGGCCAGGCCAGGCGGGTGGAGATCAAGAGGAACAAAAAGGGGGTTGTGTTCGCACAAGGAGCAGAGACAAAGGAGGCTTCCAGCACTCAGGAGCTCTATGCTCTGTTCCAGCAGGCCTGCGCCAACCGACACATCTCCGCCACCA AGATGAATTTAGAGAGTTCCCGCTCCCATCTCATAGTTGGCATCATGGTGGAGAGCAGGAATCTGACCAACGGGAGTGTTAGCACAGGGAAGCTGAGCTTGGTGGACCTGGCAGGTAGTGAGCGAGCAGCTAAAACTGGTGCCAAAGACCACCAGCTTAAG gaggCAAACTCCATTAACAAATCTCTGAGCGCTCTGGGTGATGTGATCTCAGCTTTGTCTGCTGAACTGCCTCATGTACCGTACAGAAACAGCAAGCTGACACAG GTGATGCAGGACTCCCTGGGTGGAAACGCCAAAACCCTCATGATCGTCAACATTTCTCCTTCAGAATCCAACCTGGATGAGACACTCACATCTCTCAt TTACGCAACCAGAGTGAAAGCCATAACCAACAATGCTCAGAGAAATGTGGACAGCAAAGAGATAGCCCAGCTGAAAGAGGTGCTTGTCACTGTTATTTTCTTCAGCTGA
- the anxa1a gene encoding annexin A1a → MSFISAFLQQTMYMGMPDDSVLKKEGTVTAAPNFSPDGDAAVLEKAIKTKGVDENTIIEILVKRSNEQRQQIKEAYQKASGKALESALKSALKGDLEDVVLALLKTPAQYDAYLLKGAMKGVGTDEETLIEVMASRNNREILDIKKAYKEDYKKDLEDDIKGDTSGDFRAALFELCKANRTEGVCEQMIDSDARALYEAGEGRKGTACSVFIDVLITRSAPHLRRVFERYSKYSKVDVAKAIDLELKGDIESCLTAVVKCAGSRPAFFAEKLHLAMKGKSPRKNALTRIMVSRSEIDMKRIKEEYKKNYGKTLYQEILDDTKGDYEKILLALCGEN, encoded by the exons ATGTCTTTCATATCAGCCTTCTTGCAGCAGACGATGTACATGGGCATGCCCGATGACTCA GTCCTGAAGAAAGAGGGGACGGTGACTGCAGCACCCAACTTCAGCCCCGATGGAGATGCAGCAGTCTTGGAAAAGGCCATCAAGACAAAAG GTGTGGATGAGAACACCATCATTGAAATTCTGGTGAAAAGGAGCAACGAGCAGAGACAGCAGATTAAAGAGGCTTACCAGAAGGCCAGTGGCAAG GCTCTGGAGTCAGCTCTAAAGAGTGCTCTGAAGGGAGATCTGGAGGATGTGGTTTTGGCTCTGCTGAAAACCCCGGCCCAGTATGATGCCTATCTACTGAAAGGAGCTATGAAG GGTGTAGGCACAGACGAGGAAACCCTGATAGAGGTTATGGCttccagaaacaacagagagatTCTGGATATAAAGAAAGCCTACAAAGAAG ATTACAAAAAGGACCTTGAGGACGACATCAAGGGTGACACTAGTGGAGATTTCAGGGCTGCACTCTTTGAACTGTGCAAG GCCAACAGGACTGAAGGAGTGTGTGAGCAGATGATTGATAGCGATGCCAGGGCCCTGTACGAGGCCGGAGAGGGGAGGAAGGGCACGGCCTGCTCCGTCTTCATCGACGTTCTTATCACCAGGAGCGCCCCACATCTCCGGAGAG tgtttgagAGATATTCTAAGTACAGCAAAGTGGACGTGGCTAAAGCCATCGACCTGGAGCTGAAGGGAGATATAGAAAGTTGTCTCACTGCAGTAG TAAAGTGTGCTGGCAGCAGGCCTGCGTTCTTTGCCGAGAAACTCCACTTGGCCATGAAG GGTAAAAGTCCCCGAAAAAATGCCCTAACTCGCATCATGGTGAGTCGCTCTGAAATCGACATGAAGCGGATCAAGGAAGAGTACAAGAAAAACTATGGCAAAACACTCTACCAGGAGATTCTG gATGACACTAAGGGAGACTATGAGAAAATCCTGCTCGCTCTCTGTGGGGAAAACTAA